One Metamycoplasma canadense DNA segment encodes these proteins:
- a CDS encoding IS30 family transposase gives MNYTKKYTHITKSDREAISNYLEINLSLRKIAEILQKSPSTISREIKRNLDKYGNYSPYYANIKAQRRHYHKYYFKFLNSKYSKFCEIFQKKFDKKFYGVKLTHKYIKDNFKIKIPCLKTIFNWIKSNKWNIKRSNLLRSYYKKGGKRTGNVIKRLVKSADFVFPIWTRPKSIDRREEFGHWEADLIIGKRATGYNNILTFTERKTRVGFAILIQSKNSMKVNATIKKLIEDNELIVKSITVDNGIEFEKIGILGKWLNIKIYKAEPYASFQRGSNEHWNGLIRREYKKGFDFNQITQEMLDEITKKINNMPREILNWKSANELFINANYYGFVW, from the coding sequence ATGAATTATACTAAAAAATATACGCACATAACAAAAAGTGATAGAGAAGCAATTTCAAATTATTTAGAGATAAATTTGTCTTTAAGAAAGATTGCAGAAATATTACAAAAGAGCCCTTCAACAATAAGTAGAGAAATTAAACGAAATTTAGATAAATATGGTAATTATTCGCCATATTATGCAAATATTAAAGCTCAACGGCGTCATTATCATAAATACTATTTTAAATTTTTGAATAGTAAATACAGTAAATTTTGTGAAATATTTCAAAAAAAATTTGATAAAAAATTTTATGGAGTAAAACTAACTCATAAATATATAAAAGATAATTTTAAAATTAAAATTCCTTGTTTAAAAACTATATTCAATTGAATAAAAAGCAATAAATGAAATATTAAAAGATCTAATTTATTACGTTCATACTATAAAAAAGGTGGTAAAAGAACAGGAAATGTTATAAAAAGACTTGTTAAATCAGCAGATTTTGTTTTCCCTATTTGAACAAGACCCAAGTCAATTGACCGCCGTGAAGAATTCGGACATTGAGAAGCTGATCTAATTATTGGTAAAAGAGCTACGGGTTATAACAATATTTTAACTTTTACTGAAAGAAAAACAAGAGTTGGTTTTGCTATTTTAATACAAAGCAAAAATTCAATGAAAGTAAATGCTACAATAAAAAAACTTATTGAAGATAATGAATTGATTGTAAAATCAATAACTGTTGATAATGGTATTGAGTTTGAAAAAATAGGAATATTGGGAAAATGACTTAATATAAAAATATATAAAGCCGAGCCATATGCATCATTTCAACGAGGGTCTAATGAGCATTGAAATGGTCTTATTAGAAGAGAATATAAAAAAGGATTTGATTTTAATCAAATAACACAAGAAATGTTAGATGAAATTACTAAAAAAATAAATAATATGCCTCGTGAAATTTTAAATTGAAAATCAGCAAACGAATTATTTATAAATGCTAACTATTATGGTTTTGTTTGATAA
- the serS gene encoding serine--tRNA ligase: MIDLKYLLKNKEEVLKKLATRNFNFSILKKIYDLGSKRNNLIHQLELLQAKRNDLSEQIGIYKRKKENCESLIEEVNTIKKEIEIVEQEANEIIDEVDNLRLQLPNIPYDDVPIGKDEEDNVCLKEYPSLGRGLVKNVLPHYEIATKLDIVDFTRAVKLAKSRFALYKNDGARLIRALENFMLDTHIKNGYKEIMPMHLVNSEMLYGTGQLPKFSEDLFKIENSDLWLIPTAEVPVTNFHYNEILNLDTPIKYVAYTKCFRSEAGSGGKDTKGLIRQHEFHKVELVKFVKEEDGLIEWQKTVEDAKNILKLLEIPFREILLSTGDMGFGSAKTIDLELWVPSEQRYRETSSISIYKDFQAIRAKIRYKTKDGKTKYAYTINGSGLAIDRVVAAILENYQNEDGTITIPKVLIPYMGKDIIK, translated from the coding sequence ATGATTGATTTAAAATATTTATTAAAAAATAAGGAAGAAGTATTAAAAAAATTAGCTACCAGAAATTTCAATTTTTCAATATTAAAAAAAATTTATGATCTTGGAAGCAAAAGAAATAATTTAATTCATCAACTAGAATTGCTTCAAGCTAAAAGAAATGATTTAAGTGAACAAATAGGAATTTATAAGCGTAAAAAAGAAAATTGCGAGTCTTTAATAGAAGAAGTTAATACAATTAAAAAAGAAATAGAAATAGTTGAACAAGAAGCCAATGAAATTATTGATGAAGTTGATAATTTAAGATTACAACTTCCAAATATACCATACGATGATGTACCAATTGGAAAAGATGAAGAAGATAATGTTTGTTTAAAGGAATATCCTTCTTTAGGTCGCGGATTAGTTAAAAATGTTTTACCTCATTATGAAATAGCAACAAAATTAGATATTGTTGATTTTACTCGCGCTGTTAAATTAGCTAAATCTCGTTTTGCACTTTATAAAAATGATGGTGCTAGATTAATTAGAGCTTTAGAAAATTTTATGCTTGATACTCATATTAAAAATGGTTACAAAGAAATTATGCCAATGCATTTAGTTAACTCTGAAATGCTTTATGGAACAGGACAATTACCAAAATTTTCAGAAGATTTATTTAAAATAGAAAATTCAGATCTATGATTAATCCCAACAGCAGAAGTTCCTGTAACAAATTTTCATTATAATGAAATTTTAAATCTTGACACTCCTATTAAATATGTAGCATACACAAAATGTTTTAGATCAGAAGCTGGTAGCGGTGGAAAAGATACTAAGGGTCTAATTAGACAACATGAATTCCATAAAGTTGAACTAGTTAAATTCGTTAAAGAAGAAGATGGATTAATTGAGTGACAAAAAACTGTTGAAGATGCTAAAAATATTTTGAAATTACTTGAAATTCCTTTTAGAGAAATCCTTTTATCAACAGGTGATATGGGCTTTGGATCAGCAAAAACAATTGATCTTGAACTATGGGTTCCATCAGAACAGAGATATCGTGAAACAAGTTCAATATCAATTTATAAGGATTTTCAAGCAATTAGAGCAAAAATAAGATACAAAACTAAAGATGGAAAAACTAAATATGCATACACTATTAATGGATCAGGTTTAGCAATTGATAGAGTAGTTGCGGCAATTTTAGAAAACTATCAAAATGAAGACGGAACAATAACAATTCCGAAAGTTTTAATTCCTTATATGGGAAAAGACATTATTAAATAA
- a CDS encoding ATP-dependent DNA helicase, whose protein sequence is MEQENSIVIGKFKKIIWQSGDLETLIVSFSVIKNDPKNPVFVNSFNTVSVIFRNKSFDKFNFSVSEKKYELSLIKNISKKYKNSYLFDNNYPFKEIEVINETEEDKLGYLIRVLKLPIFKNLIDSKISLLVSELKENLFIKILEDKNKIAKKFEIEENKWNDFLTIVKENILLIQDISNLFKINVSHDFYKQILKNFNSFDEFINEYKDNVYQYYFDAEEDKKVRLQDLDRIAEIYSTESLKFKNSAHLYSLIEEYCFSSGNTRIKRKNLYEILSVYKYEKSFLKDIESFEKEKNILLEKMLLIELNYDDEIYYSTRDILYMENYVVKKLFYFKKIKTTNTIPFSPSMIFDDDQIKAIKTSLDSNLVLITGNPGTGKTLITAEIIKHLLKKYTPNDIAVLTPTGRATININNKQEEVKAQTIHSILQWDPENNKFYVNEKNTISIECLIIDEFSMVSLDIFYHLLKGISRKSLKKIILVGDKDQLPAIGCGYLINDFIETKIFEPVFLNKIYRQSENFEIVKDALKVNQGILPDFNGEKSRLVECESEDLKDNLLIEIEKLLKKGYDKKDIAILSPIYKYETGIDNLNFFLTNYFREKEKNPIFKYREHTFSLNDKIINLVNDSKLKVFNGEIGYINDIILGKSNSKEETKIANISVDFENGAKTTKYSRSEFLENTKLAYCTSVHKYQGSECKAVIVVLFSEAKKLLSKKLIYTAMTRAKQYSVIIGEKQALLYGIQNDGDSKRITNIDYLWKKLK, encoded by the coding sequence ATGGAACAGGAAAATTCAATAGTTATTGGAAAATTTAAAAAAATAATATGACAATCAGGAGATTTGGAAACTTTGATTGTTAGTTTTTCAGTTATAAAAAATGATCCTAAGAATCCAGTTTTTGTCAATAGTTTTAATACTGTTTCAGTTATTTTTCGTAATAAATCATTTGATAAGTTTAACTTTAGTGTCAGTGAAAAAAAATATGAGTTAAGTTTAATTAAAAATATTTCAAAAAAATATAAAAATAGTTATTTATTTGATAATAATTATCCTTTTAAAGAAATAGAAGTAATTAACGAAACAGAGGAAGATAAGTTAGGCTATTTAATTCGTGTTTTAAAGTTACCTATTTTTAAAAATTTAATCGATTCAAAAATAAGCTTATTAGTTTCCGAACTAAAAGAAAACTTATTTATAAAAATTTTAGAAGATAAGAATAAAATAGCAAAAAAATTTGAAATTGAAGAAAATAAATGAAATGATTTTTTAACGATTGTTAAAGAAAATATTTTATTAATTCAAGATATATCAAATCTTTTTAAAATTAATGTAAGTCATGACTTTTATAAGCAAATATTAAAAAACTTTAATTCATTTGATGAATTTATAAATGAGTATAAAGACAATGTTTATCAATATTATTTTGATGCAGAAGAAGATAAAAAAGTTAGACTTCAAGATTTAGATAGGATAGCTGAAATTTATAGTACAGAATCATTGAAATTCAAGAATTCTGCTCATCTTTATTCATTAATTGAGGAATATTGTTTTTCATCAGGTAATACAAGAATAAAAAGAAAAAATTTATATGAAATTTTATCTGTTTATAAATATGAAAAAAGTTTTTTAAAAGATATTGAATCATTTGAAAAAGAAAAAAATATCTTATTAGAAAAAATGCTTTTAATTGAACTTAATTATGATGATGAAATATATTATTCAACACGTGATATTTTATACATGGAAAATTATGTAGTTAAAAAGTTATTTTACTTTAAAAAAATAAAAACAACAAATACTATTCCTTTTTCGCCGTCAATGATATTTGATGATGATCAAATAAAGGCTATAAAAACATCTTTAGATTCAAATTTAGTCTTAATTACAGGGAATCCTGGTACAGGTAAAACCTTAATTACAGCCGAAATTATTAAGCATCTTTTAAAAAAATATACTCCTAATGATATTGCTGTCTTAACGCCAACCGGTAGAGCTACAATAAATATAAATAACAAACAAGAAGAAGTTAAAGCTCAAACAATTCATAGTATTTTGCAATGAGATCCGGAAAATAATAAATTTTATGTAAATGAAAAAAACACAATTTCAATCGAATGCTTAATAATTGATGAGTTTTCTATGGTTTCACTTGATATTTTTTATCATTTACTAAAAGGAATTTCACGAAAATCATTAAAAAAAATAATTTTAGTTGGAGATAAAGATCAACTTCCGGCAATTGGTTGTGGATATTTAATTAATGATTTTATTGAAACCAAAATTTTCGAACCTGTTTTTTTAAACAAAATTTATCGTCAATCAGAAAATTTTGAAATTGTTAAAGATGCACTTAAAGTAAATCAAGGTATTTTACCTGATTTTAACGGAGAAAAATCAAGATTAGTTGAATGCGAATCAGAAGATTTAAAAGATAATTTATTAATTGAAATTGAAAAATTGCTTAAAAAAGGATATGATAAAAAAGATATAGCTATATTAAGCCCAATTTATAAATATGAAACAGGTATTGATAATTTAAACTTTTTTTTAACAAACTATTTTAGGGAAAAAGAAAAAAACCCAATTTTTAAATACCGGGAACATACTTTTTCTTTAAATGATAAAATTATTAATTTAGTTAATGATTCAAAATTAAAAGTTTTTAATGGTGAAATAGGTTATATTAATGATATTATTTTAGGCAAATCAAACTCAAAAGAAGAAACTAAAATAGCAAATATTAGCGTTGATTTTGAGAATGGAGCTAAAACAACAAAATATTCACGTTCAGAATTTTTAGAAAATACTAAGTTAGCTTATTGTACTAGTGTTCATAAATATCAAGGTAGTGAATGTAAAGCTGTTATTGTTGTTTTATTCTCTGAAGCTAAAAAGTTATTGAGTAAAAAATTAATTTATACAGCAATGACAAGAGCTAAGCAATATAGTGTTATTATTGGAGAAAAACAAGCTTTATTATATGGAATTCAAAATGATGGTGATTCAAAGCGAATTACAAATATTGATTATTTATGAAAAAAATTAAAATAA
- the pth gene encoding aminoacyl-tRNA hydrolase, with product MKLIIGLGNPGIEYEKTRHNVGFMVIDKLSEKLEAPLKEKKFNGIFYKDKDVILAKPLTYMNNSGEFVKAIADYYNILIDDIIIVYDDMDIELGKVAIRQKGSSGGHNGVKSIIKHLGSEEIKRFKIGIGRGNDAINFVLGKFSHNDFLVIEKVINSTVDALIQFISNDIRYVMNNFSGKDYGK from the coding sequence ATGAAATTAATAATTGGTTTAGGAAATCCAGGAATTGAATACGAAAAAACAAGACATAATGTTGGGTTTATGGTTATTGATAAGTTATCTGAAAAATTAGAAGCACCTTTAAAAGAAAAAAAATTTAATGGAATTTTTTACAAAGACAAAGATGTAATTTTAGCTAAGCCATTAACATATATGAATAATAGTGGGGAATTTGTAAAAGCGATTGCTGATTATTACAATATTTTAATTGATGACATTATTATTGTTTACGATGATATGGATATCGAACTTGGTAAAGTTGCAATTCGTCAAAAAGGATCTTCAGGTGGTCATAATGGAGTTAAAAGCATTATTAAGCATTTGGGTTCTGAGGAAATTAAGCGTTTTAAAATTGGAATCGGAAGAGGAAATGATGCTATTAATTTTGTTCTAGGAAAATTTAGTCATAACGATTTTTTAGTTATTGAAAAAGTAATAAATAGTACAGTAGATGCATTAATTCAATTTATTAGCAATGATATTAGATATGTAATGAATAATTTTTCAGGTAAGGATTATGGAAAATAA
- the tilS gene encoding tRNA lysidine(34) synthetase TilS produces the protein MENNFEEIKTLFYNEFNKANKNLENTYILGISGGPDSMWLLNLMKDLKIIVACVNYNKREDSWKDQKIVEDFCIKNNIKYEILVLDKNLEYNGNFQKIARDQRYKFYRKLYKKYKASSLILAHHKDDTLETFLFQKESKREPYLFGILLENNLLEMNVFRPMINLWFKNEILEMCNKFSIPFAVDYTNNLPLYTRNKIRIKLSKKTKDEKDKLIDELNEINLNLIAKNKEIELQYLFFKNSNFNYKNLNLNSKIINEILFKYLHENIENIKLSSKKIDLFKNFIKSQKNFKSFKINKQISISKDQGILKINKN, from the coding sequence ATGGAAAATAATTTTGAAGAAATTAAGACGTTATTTTATAATGAATTTAATAAAGCTAATAAAAATTTAGAAAATACATATATTTTAGGAATCAGTGGTGGACCAGATTCAATGTGGCTTTTAAATTTAATGAAAGATTTAAAAATAATTGTTGCATGTGTTAATTATAATAAACGTGAGGATTCGTGAAAAGATCAAAAAATAGTAGAAGATTTTTGTATTAAAAATAATATTAAATACGAAATTCTAGTGCTTGATAAAAATCTTGAGTATAATGGCAATTTTCAGAAAATAGCTAGAGATCAAAGGTATAAATTTTATAGAAAGTTATATAAAAAATATAAAGCTTCATCACTTATTTTAGCTCATCATAAAGATGATACATTAGAAACTTTTTTATTTCAAAAAGAAAGCAAAAGAGAACCTTATTTATTTGGAATTTTATTGGAAAATAATTTGCTTGAAATGAATGTCTTTAGACCAATGATTAATTTATGATTTAAAAATGAAATTTTAGAAATGTGCAATAAATTTTCTATTCCTTTTGCTGTTGATTATACTAATAATTTACCCTTGTACACAAGAAATAAAATACGTATTAAGTTATCTAAAAAAACTAAAGATGAAAAAGATAAATTAATTGATGAACTTAATGAAATTAATTTAAATTTAATAGCTAAAAATAAAGAAATAGAACTACAATATTTATTTTTTAAAAATAGTAATTTTAATTACAAAAATTTGAATCTAAATTCAAAAATAATTAATGAAATCTTATTTAAATACTTACATGAAAATATTGAAAATATAAAACTTTCTTCTAAAAAAATTGATTTATTCAAGAATTTTATTAAATCTCAAAAAAACTTTAAAAGTTTTAAAATAAATAAGCAAATTTCTATTTCTAAGGATCAAGGAATATTAAAAATAAATAAAAATTAA
- the ftsH gene encoding ATP-dependent zinc metalloprotease FtsH has protein sequence MKNNKPMKSQEKRGIGLFGIIGIFIGIIALVILILIIIEQIKDASIRYKDILFLEKVVRESAKSQTDNLFISNWVENTYADTLSVVVQGTPSELGNLLNNPRYPQTSYSFTVNLSGLLERQLPDSLIAWTGQKTYFEAIKAAATTQGNIVGEIASIPAPKPGIFSRYISPAINILFFGIIVISIIFSLKSMSKRGLGGELGFNNKTLAQRIYSDKKFSDIAGNEEVKEEVFELVDYLKNPKKYDSAGARIPKGILLGGPPGTGKTLIAKATAGEANVPFFFISASNFVEMFVGLGAKRVRDMFEDARKHSPAIIFIDELDAVGRARGAGIGGGNDEREQTLNQLLVEMDGIKENSGVLIIAATNRTDVLDPALLRPGRFDRTITVGLPDIKEREAILKLHSKGKIIDPKINFSQLARRTPGFSGAQLENVINEASLLSVRERTRFITLDQIDEAIDRVMSGPAKKSRTISQKENIAVAYHEAGHAVVGLKIKGGNKVQKITIIPRGQAGGYNLMMPEEEKYNHSRSELCAIITSFMGGRVAEAIIYGKDNVSTGASDDIAKATSIARKMVTEWGLSDLGPIKYEEDSSNPFLGRDYMKNASFSSKIGQEIDEEIRKIILNAEKKAHEIISQNRELLELIKDALIIKETIVAEEIEYIAKNMKLPEELTKTKENLKEEYSEKDFNVLFNEVLGQKNISEDKYKNDLEKELEKHSINDDKSNTNTDPSLEN, from the coding sequence ATGAAAAATAATAAACCAATGAAATCACAAGAAAAAAGAGGCATTGGCCTTTTTGGAATTATAGGCATTTTTATTGGAATTATAGCTTTGGTAATTTTGATATTAATTATTATTGAACAGATCAAAGACGCGTCAATACGTTATAAAGATATTTTATTTCTAGAAAAAGTTGTCAGAGAATCTGCAAAAAGTCAAACTGATAATTTATTTATTTCAAATTGAGTAGAAAATACATATGCTGATACTCTTTCAGTTGTTGTCCAAGGAACTCCAAGTGAACTAGGAAATTTACTGAATAATCCAAGATATCCGCAAACTTCATATTCATTTACTGTTAATTTAAGTGGCTTACTTGAAAGACAACTTCCAGATTCATTGATAGCATGAACTGGACAAAAAACATATTTTGAAGCCATAAAAGCAGCTGCTACTACTCAAGGAAATATTGTGGGTGAAATAGCTTCTATTCCTGCTCCTAAACCAGGTATTTTTTCAAGATATATAAGCCCTGCAATTAATATATTATTTTTTGGAATAATTGTTATATCAATAATCTTTAGTTTAAAAAGTATGTCAAAAAGAGGTTTGGGTGGTGAATTAGGTTTTAATAATAAAACTCTAGCTCAAAGAATTTACTCAGATAAAAAATTCTCTGATATTGCCGGGAATGAAGAAGTAAAAGAAGAAGTTTTTGAACTAGTTGATTATTTAAAAAATCCTAAAAAATATGATTCAGCTGGTGCTAGAATACCAAAAGGTATTTTATTAGGAGGCCCTCCGGGCACGGGTAAAACATTAATAGCAAAAGCAACCGCTGGTGAAGCTAACGTTCCGTTTTTCTTTATTTCAGCTTCTAATTTTGTTGAAATGTTTGTTGGGCTTGGAGCTAAACGTGTAAGAGATATGTTTGAAGACGCAAGAAAACATTCTCCTGCAATTATTTTTATTGATGAGTTAGATGCCGTTGGTAGAGCAAGAGGTGCAGGAATTGGTGGCGGTAATGATGAAAGAGAGCAAACCTTAAATCAATTATTAGTTGAAATGGATGGTATCAAAGAAAATAGTGGTGTTTTAATAATAGCTGCAACAAATAGAACCGATGTTTTAGATCCGGCTTTATTAAGACCTGGTCGTTTTGATAGAACTATTACTGTCGGTTTGCCTGATATTAAAGAAAGAGAAGCAATTTTAAAATTACACTCAAAAGGTAAAATAATAGATCCTAAAATTAATTTTTCACAATTAGCAAGAAGAACACCCGGTTTTTCTGGAGCTCAATTAGAAAACGTTATAAATGAAGCTTCTTTATTGAGTGTTAGAGAGAGAACTCGTTTTATAACATTAGATCAAATAGATGAAGCAATTGATAGAGTAATGTCAGGTCCAGCTAAAAAATCTAGAACTATTTCACAAAAAGAAAATATCGCTGTTGCTTATCATGAAGCGGGTCATGCAGTTGTAGGACTTAAAATTAAAGGTGGTAATAAGGTTCAAAAAATAACTATAATTCCTAGAGGACAAGCTGGTGGTTATAATTTAATGATGCCTGAAGAAGAAAAATATAATCATTCTAGATCAGAGTTATGCGCTATTATTACATCATTTATGGGTGGTCGTGTTGCTGAAGCAATAATTTATGGAAAAGATAACGTTTCAACTGGAGCAAGTGATGATATTGCAAAAGCAACTTCAATAGCTCGAAAAATGGTTACTGAATGAGGTTTGTCAGATTTAGGTCCTATTAAATATGAAGAAGACTCTTCGAATCCATTTTTAGGTCGTGATTATATGAAAAATGCTTCTTTTTCAAGCAAAATAGGTCAAGAAATTGATGAAGAAATTAGAAAAATTATTTTAAATGCTGAGAAAAAAGCACACGAAATAATTTCTCAAAATCGAGAACTTTTAGAATTAATAAAGGATGCTTTAATTATTAAAGAAACTATTGTTGCTGAGGAAATTGAATATATTGCAAAAAATATGAAACTTCCAGAGGAATTAACAAAAACTAAAGAAAATTTAAAAGAAGAATATTCTGAAAAAGATTTTAATGTTCTATTTAATGAAGTTTTGGGCCAAAAAAATATAAGTGAAGATAAATATAAAAACGATTTAGAAAAAGAATTAGAAAAACATTCAATAAATGATGACAAATCTAATACTAATACCGATCCATCTTTAGAAAATTAA